The following are encoded in a window of Cygnus olor isolate bCygOlo1 chromosome 21, bCygOlo1.pri.v2, whole genome shotgun sequence genomic DNA:
- the VAMP3 gene encoding vesicle-associated membrane protein 3, which translates to MSASVPGSSNVAAGSNRRLQQTQHQVDEVVDIMRVNVDKVLERDQKLSELDDRADALQAGASQFETSAAKLKRKYWWKNCKMWAILIAVVLFIIIIIIVWSAFS; encoded by the exons AT GTCAGCCAGTGTTCCTGGAAGCTCAAATGTGGCTGCTGGCAGTAATCGTCGACTTCAGCAGACTCAACATCAAGTGGATGAG GTTGTTGACATCATGAGAGTAAATGTGGACAAAGTATTGGAACGAGATCAGAAGCTGTCAGAGTTGGATGACCGTGCTGATGCACTGCAAGCAGGAGCTTCCCAGTTTGAGACCAGCGCAGCCAAGCTGAAAAGAAAGTATTGGTGGAAGAACTGTAAG ATGTGGGCAATTTTGATAGCTGTTGTTCtctttatcatcatcatcattattg tCTGGAGTGCGTTTTCATGA